One genomic region from Skermania piniformis encodes:
- a CDS encoding fatty acid desaturase family protein, translating into MAISDVKEYAHLTAEDVEALAVELDSIRREIESSRGERDARYIRNTIRLQRTLELGGRAVLFASYFPPAWFLGAGMLGVAKIIENMEIGHNVMHGQWDWMNDPEIHSSSWEWDNPDPSKHWQQTHNYLHHKYTNVLGMDDDVGYGLLRVTRDQRWSPFFLGNPVYNLLLQLLFEYGVAIQHLELGKLAKGRFPAGSPERAEFEQRRREVLAKVGKQVAKDYLIWPALTGPAFFSTLTANLTANVIRNVWTNMVIFCGHFPDGAEKFTKADIDGETQGEWYLRQMLGSANIAGGPVLDFMSGNLSYQIEHHLFPDLPSNRLREISIRVRELAEKYDLPYTSGSLPKQYAKSWRTIVKLSLPDRFLRRSADDAPETASERKFGGNTRAMIDPVTGRRRGLLAKLRAA; encoded by the coding sequence GTGGCCATCTCCGATGTCAAGGAATACGCGCACCTGACCGCCGAGGATGTCGAGGCGCTCGCGGTCGAGCTCGACTCGATCCGGCGGGAGATCGAGTCTTCGCGCGGCGAGCGGGACGCGCGCTACATCCGCAACACCATTCGGCTGCAGCGCACGCTGGAACTCGGCGGTCGCGCTGTGCTGTTCGCCAGTTATTTCCCGCCGGCCTGGTTTCTGGGTGCCGGCATGCTCGGCGTGGCCAAGATCATCGAGAACATGGAGATCGGCCACAACGTCATGCACGGCCAATGGGACTGGATGAACGATCCGGAGATCCATTCCAGCTCGTGGGAGTGGGACAACCCGGACCCGTCCAAGCATTGGCAGCAGACGCACAACTATCTGCATCACAAGTACACCAACGTGCTGGGGATGGACGACGACGTGGGCTACGGCCTGCTGCGGGTCACCCGGGATCAGCGGTGGTCGCCGTTCTTCCTGGGCAACCCGGTCTACAACCTGTTGCTGCAGCTGTTGTTCGAGTACGGCGTCGCGATCCAGCACCTGGAGCTGGGCAAGCTGGCCAAAGGCCGGTTCCCGGCGGGGTCGCCGGAGCGGGCCGAGTTCGAGCAACGCCGCCGCGAGGTGCTCGCCAAGGTGGGCAAGCAGGTCGCCAAGGACTACCTGATCTGGCCCGCGCTGACCGGTCCGGCGTTCTTCTCGACGTTGACCGCCAACCTGACCGCCAACGTGATCCGCAACGTGTGGACCAACATGGTCATCTTCTGCGGGCATTTCCCGGACGGCGCGGAAAAGTTCACCAAGGCCGATATCGACGGTGAGACCCAAGGCGAGTGGTACCTGCGCCAGATGCTCGGCAGCGCGAACATCGCCGGCGGACCCGTCCTGGACTTCATGAGCGGCAACCTCAGCTATCAGATCGAGCACCACCTGTTCCCGGACCTGCCCAGCAACCGGCTGCGCGAGATCTCGATCCGGGTACGGGAACTGGCCGAGAAATACGACCTGCCCTATACCTCGGGGTCGTTGCCGAAGCAGTACGCCAAGTCCTGGCGGACGATCGTCAAGCTGTCGCTGCCGGACCGCTTCCTGCGACGGAGCGCCGACGATGCGCCGGAAACGGCGTCCGAGCGCAAGTTCGGGGGCAACACTCGGGCCATGATCGATCCGGTGACCGGCCGGCGGCGTGGGCTGCTGGCCAAACTGCGCGCCGCCTGA
- the rsgA gene encoding ribosome small subunit-dependent GTPase A, whose product MGRDAGRRSRRRTREARPLSRREYDETDVRVRPARRTRPRTKTRPAHDDAESAMVVSVDRGRWGCALAGDPDRIVVAMRARELGRTPIVVGDQVDLVGDLSGRRDTLARIVRVQPRGTVLRRTADDTDAYERVVVANAEQLLIVVALADPPPRAGFVERTMAAAYAGGLQPVLCLTKSDLADPDQFAALFAELDLPVVLGGQSAPLEPVLELVRGRLSALLGHSGVGKSTLVNRLVPDADRAVGTVSGVGKGRHTSTQSVALPLVAGGWVIDTPGVRSFGLAHITPDDVIAAFADLSTAIEDCPRGCTHLGPPADPECALDTLDNTRRVAAVRRLLTALATNDTW is encoded by the coding sequence GTGGGCCGCGATGCTGGCCGGCGATCCCGTCGCCGGACCCGGGAAGCACGCCCGCTGAGCCGCCGCGAGTACGACGAGACCGACGTCCGGGTTCGCCCGGCCCGGCGCACTCGTCCGCGCACCAAGACCCGCCCGGCGCACGATGACGCCGAGTCGGCCATGGTCGTCTCGGTCGATCGCGGTCGCTGGGGGTGCGCGCTCGCCGGCGACCCGGACCGGATCGTCGTCGCGATGCGGGCGCGGGAGCTGGGCCGCACCCCGATCGTGGTCGGCGATCAGGTCGATCTGGTCGGCGACCTGTCCGGCCGGCGGGACACGTTGGCCCGGATCGTCCGGGTGCAGCCGCGCGGCACCGTGCTGCGGCGGACCGCCGACGACACCGACGCCTACGAACGGGTGGTGGTGGCCAACGCCGAACAGTTGCTGATCGTGGTAGCGCTGGCCGACCCGCCACCCCGGGCCGGGTTCGTCGAGCGGACGATGGCGGCCGCCTATGCCGGCGGGCTGCAACCGGTGTTGTGCCTGACCAAGAGCGACCTCGCCGACCCGGACCAATTCGCCGCGCTGTTCGCCGAACTGGATCTGCCGGTGGTGCTGGGCGGGCAGTCCGCACCGCTGGAACCGGTACTCGAGCTGGTTCGCGGCCGACTGTCCGCGTTGCTCGGGCATTCCGGGGTGGGCAAGTCCACCCTGGTGAACCGGCTGGTCCCGGACGCCGATCGCGCGGTCGGCACCGTGTCGGGAGTGGGCAAGGGCCGCCACACCTCCACCCAATCGGTCGCACTGCCGCTCGTCGCCGGCGGCTGGGTGATCGATACGCCCGGCGTTCGCTCGTTCGGCCTGGCCCACATCACCCCCGACGACGTGATCGCGGCTTTCGCCGACCTGTCGACGGCGATCGAGGACTGCCCCCGCGGGTGCACCCACCTGGGGCCACCGGCCGATCCGGAATGCGCACTCGACACCCTCGACAACACCCGCCGGGTCGCGGCGGTGCGCCGCTTGCTCACCGCTCTGGCCACCAACGACACCTGGTGA
- a CDS encoding PAS domain-containing protein: MDERRQAEAHTPWDYLEQLSALTLLDRLPVPIVAVSPDGGIVHANPAFEHMLGYESGAMSEILFPDLLVQRPAMEEGLAATLRTWAGRLVELWHEDESVVRAVISSSALRRADDPVALVAFHDVTDQLWSDGRITQSPYEHGGLEADARPT; encoded by the coding sequence GTGGACGAGCGCAGGCAAGCAGAGGCGCACACGCCGTGGGACTACTTGGAGCAGTTGTCCGCACTGACCCTGCTCGATCGCCTTCCGGTTCCGATCGTTGCAGTGTCGCCCGACGGCGGCATCGTCCACGCCAACCCGGCCTTCGAGCACATGCTCGGCTACGAGTCCGGCGCGATGAGCGAGATTTTGTTCCCGGACCTCCTGGTGCAGCGCCCGGCGATGGAAGAGGGCCTGGCGGCCACGTTGCGGACGTGGGCGGGTCGGCTCGTCGAGCTGTGGCATGAGGACGAGTCCGTCGTCCGCGCGGTGATCAGTTCGTCGGCGTTGCGGCGTGCCGACGACCCGGTGGCGCTCGTTGCCTTCCACGACGTCACCGATCAACTGTGGTCGGACGGCCGGATCACGCAGAGTCCGTACGAGCATGGCGGCCTGGAGGCAGACGCCCGCCCGACCTGA
- a CDS encoding sterol desaturase family protein, with protein MKIDLTVVAIPAYVGAMVAEYRWQRRHPVSDGSRAGDYQLADTLASLSMGFGSLVAPFVAEKLLDPITPGVGRHARLLVGAAVVTTVATTAQDIWRRRRDAGSLPAAGVAPGFADTDRPDQPVGLQLAGVLAVSAVATTALTVATTWAAQITGRRLFERSRYDLGGGPLGLVVGVLGWDFLYYWDHRLSHECRWLWAVHVVHHSSERYNLSTALRQPVAENITMLAPYGLVALLGVRPGLIMQARALDLMYQFWIHTEAIDTIGPLERWLNTPSHHRVHHGSNRRYLDRNHGGILIIWDRLFGTFEPEGERPVYGLTRNIDTVNPVRIAGHEWLDLAGDIAGAATWRDRWSYLLRGPGWAYERRAIAGRG; from the coding sequence ATGAAAATAGATCTCACGGTTGTCGCCATCCCGGCGTATGTCGGCGCGATGGTGGCCGAATACCGTTGGCAGCGGCGCCATCCTGTGTCCGACGGCTCCCGGGCTGGCGATTATCAGCTCGCCGACACCCTGGCCAGCCTGTCGATGGGCTTCGGCTCTCTTGTGGCGCCTTTCGTTGCCGAAAAGCTGCTGGATCCGATTACTCCTGGGGTCGGACGGCATGCGCGGTTGCTCGTCGGTGCCGCGGTGGTCACGACCGTGGCGACGACCGCGCAGGACATATGGCGGCGGCGGCGGGACGCCGGTTCGCTGCCCGCGGCAGGCGTCGCGCCGGGATTCGCCGATACCGATCGGCCCGATCAGCCGGTCGGGTTGCAGCTCGCCGGCGTTCTGGCGGTATCGGCCGTTGCCACCACCGCATTGACGGTCGCCACCACATGGGCGGCGCAGATCACCGGACGCCGGCTGTTCGAGCGTAGTCGCTATGATCTCGGCGGCGGTCCGCTCGGACTGGTGGTCGGGGTACTCGGCTGGGATTTCCTCTATTACTGGGATCATCGACTCAGTCACGAGTGCCGTTGGCTGTGGGCGGTACACGTGGTCCACCACTCCAGCGAGCGCTACAACCTGTCCACCGCGTTGCGGCAACCGGTGGCGGAGAACATCACGATGCTCGCGCCGTACGGATTGGTGGCACTGCTCGGGGTACGGCCGGGCTTGATAATGCAGGCTCGAGCGCTGGACCTGATGTATCAGTTCTGGATCCACACGGAGGCGATCGACACGATCGGACCGCTGGAACGCTGGCTGAACACCCCCTCGCACCACCGGGTGCATCACGGGTCGAACCGCCGTTACCTCGACCGCAATCACGGCGGGATTCTGATCATCTGGGACCGGCTGTTCGGGACGTTCGAGCCGGAGGGGGAGCGGCCCGTCTACGGCCTCACCCGCAACATCGACACCGTCAACCCGGTCCGAATCGCCGGGCACGAATGGCTCGACCTCGCTGGGGACATCGCCGGCGCAGCCACCTGGCGCGATCGTTGGTCGTATCTGCTGCGCGGCCCGGGCTGGGCGTACGAACGTCGGGCGATCGCGGGCCGAGGTTGA
- the aroA gene encoding 3-phosphoshikimate 1-carboxyvinyltransferase: protein MTSRTASRWAAPYAAGPVQARVILPGSKSLTNRALVLSALATGPSTLTGALRSRDTDLMIAGLRGLGADIVGDGTTLTVTPGPLHGGAVDCGLAGTVLRFLPPLAALATGPVAFDGDEQARRRPLGTVLTALRTLGARVDGDGLPFVVHGGGSLAGGVVTIDASGSSQFVSALLLSAARFEHGVVIHHVGPSVPSRPHIDMTVDILRSAGVWVDSPAESGAADTWQVAPGPIRAVDRVIEPDLSNATPFLAAAAVTGGVVRVPAWPLRTTQAGDAIRRILDQMGATVQLDDAGLTVRGPDRLQGIDIDLHDVGELAPTVAALAALAATPSRLRGIAHLRGHETDRLAALAAEIDGLGGRVTVHPDGLTITPTSLRGGCWKSYADHRMATAGAIVGLRVAGVEVDNVATTAKTLPGFADMWAAMLAGDPVAGPGKHAR from the coding sequence GTGACTTCCCGGACCGCGAGCCGCTGGGCCGCACCGTATGCCGCCGGCCCGGTGCAGGCTCGGGTGATCTTGCCCGGGTCCAAGTCGCTGACCAATCGCGCGCTGGTGCTCTCCGCCCTGGCGACCGGACCGTCCACCCTGACCGGGGCCCTGCGCAGCCGCGACACCGATCTGATGATCGCCGGACTGCGCGGGCTCGGCGCCGACATCGTCGGCGACGGCACCACCCTGACCGTAACCCCCGGCCCGCTGCACGGGGGCGCCGTCGACTGCGGTCTGGCCGGGACCGTGTTGCGTTTCCTCCCGCCCCTCGCCGCGCTGGCCACGGGACCGGTTGCCTTCGACGGCGACGAACAGGCCCGCCGCCGCCCGCTCGGTACCGTGCTCACTGCACTACGCACCCTCGGTGCCCGAGTCGACGGCGACGGTTTGCCGTTCGTGGTGCACGGGGGTGGCAGCCTGGCCGGCGGCGTGGTGACCATCGATGCGTCCGGTTCGTCGCAGTTCGTCTCGGCCCTGTTGCTCTCGGCAGCGCGGTTCGAGCACGGCGTGGTAATCCATCACGTCGGCCCGTCGGTGCCGTCCCGTCCGCATATCGACATGACCGTCGACATCCTGCGCTCGGCCGGGGTGTGGGTGGACAGCCCTGCCGAATCGGGCGCCGCCGACACCTGGCAGGTGGCTCCGGGCCCGATTCGTGCGGTCGACCGGGTGATCGAGCCGGACCTTTCGAATGCCACCCCGTTTCTCGCCGCGGCAGCGGTCACCGGTGGCGTGGTACGCGTGCCCGCCTGGCCCCTGCGAACCACCCAGGCCGGCGACGCGATCCGGCGGATCCTGGACCAGATGGGGGCAACCGTCCAGCTCGACGACGCCGGACTCACCGTGCGCGGTCCGGATCGACTGCAGGGTATCGACATCGATCTGCACGACGTCGGGGAGCTGGCGCCGACCGTCGCCGCGCTCGCCGCGCTGGCGGCGACGCCGTCCCGACTGCGCGGGATCGCACACCTGCGTGGCCACGAAACCGATCGGCTGGCCGCACTGGCTGCCGAGATCGACGGGCTGGGCGGCCGGGTGACGGTGCACCCCGACGGGCTGACGATCACCCCGACGTCGCTGCGCGGCGGTTGCTGGAAGTCCTACGCCGATCATCGGATGGCGACCGCCGGCGCGATCGTCGGGCTACGGGTCGCCGGCGTCGAGGTGGACAACGTGGCGACGACCGCCAAGACACTGCCCGGCTTCGCCGACATGTGGGCCGCGATGCTGGCCGGCGATCCCGTCGCCGGACCCGGGAAGCACGCCCGCTGA
- a CDS encoding M23 family metallopeptidase, translating into MIAATVAAGAMLASGYQVIHPGVADATPVAPAPAPAPVPGPIEQLAQALPLQQFAQALQPPKVELPASLELPAEVQGVVDDVNQGFAQAAAPIVPQAQVVRPVDSGQITSGFGYRWGSMHSGLDFADPIGTPIRSVASGTVIEAGPASGFGQWVRVQHDDGTIGVYGHVNDILSSVGQRVNAGDVIATVGNLGWSTGPHLHLEIWQPDGTKVDPAPWLTDHGVALHWGDD; encoded by the coding sequence ATGATCGCCGCAACCGTAGCGGCCGGCGCAATGCTCGCGTCGGGCTATCAGGTAATCCATCCCGGGGTCGCCGACGCCACTCCGGTAGCGCCGGCGCCGGCTCCGGCGCCCGTTCCCGGGCCGATCGAGCAGCTTGCCCAGGCGCTTCCGCTCCAGCAGTTCGCCCAGGCGCTGCAGCCGCCGAAGGTGGAGTTACCGGCCAGCCTCGAGCTGCCTGCCGAGGTGCAGGGAGTGGTGGACGATGTAAATCAGGGGTTTGCGCAGGCCGCCGCGCCGATCGTGCCGCAGGCTCAGGTGGTGCGGCCGGTCGACAGCGGCCAGATCACATCGGGATTCGGCTATCGCTGGGGCTCGATGCACTCCGGGCTCGATTTCGCCGACCCGATCGGTACGCCGATCAGATCGGTCGCCAGCGGCACCGTCATCGAAGCCGGCCCGGCCTCAGGCTTCGGGCAGTGGGTTCGGGTACAACACGACGACGGCACCATCGGCGTGTACGGCCATGTGAACGACATCCTCTCCAGCGTCGGCCAGCGGGTCAACGCCGGCGACGTGATCGCCACGGTCGGGAACCTGGGCTGGTCCACCGGTCCGCACCTGCACCTGGAGATCTGGCAGCCGGACGGCACGAAAGTCGATCCGGCGCCGTGGCTGACCGATCATGGCGTCGCTCTGCACTGGGGCGACGACTGA
- a CDS encoding SOS response-associated peptidase, with the protein MCGRYASTADPGRLVAEFDALDETDPNEPLTPAEAGPNYNVAPTEKVLTVVSRHDRGTPAARRRIRRMRWGLVPHWTPAAEPGVPAGGKPLFNARADTAARLPSFRDAMRSRRCLIPMDGWYEWQVVAGADGKATKVAYFTTPANGDRLAVAGLWSVWRDPTVPDQPPLSSCTILTTAAVGPLQQIHDRMPLFLPAQDWPAWLAPDRPAPATLLDAPAETVVAGLEIRPVGQAVNSVRNNSPDLLRRADLPGPGEQISLL; encoded by the coding sequence ATGTGCGGTAGATACGCGTCCACGGCGGACCCGGGCCGGCTCGTGGCCGAGTTCGACGCACTCGACGAGACCGATCCGAACGAGCCGTTGACGCCCGCCGAGGCCGGCCCGAACTACAACGTCGCCCCGACCGAAAAAGTGCTCACCGTGGTCAGCCGGCACGATCGCGGCACCCCGGCCGCCCGGCGGCGGATTCGGCGGATGCGGTGGGGGCTGGTCCCCCATTGGACCCCGGCCGCCGAGCCGGGCGTGCCGGCCGGAGGAAAGCCCCTGTTCAACGCCCGTGCCGACACGGCGGCTCGGCTGCCGTCGTTCCGCGATGCGATGCGCTCGCGGCGGTGCCTGATCCCGATGGACGGCTGGTACGAGTGGCAGGTCGTGGCCGGCGCAGACGGCAAGGCGACCAAGGTGGCGTACTTCACGACCCCGGCGAACGGTGACCGGCTGGCGGTGGCCGGGCTCTGGTCGGTCTGGCGCGATCCGACGGTCCCGGATCAGCCGCCGCTGTCGAGCTGCACCATCCTCACCACGGCCGCGGTCGGTCCGCTGCAGCAGATCCACGATCGGATGCCGTTGTTCCTGCCGGCCCAGGATTGGCCGGCGTGGCTGGCTCCGGATCGGCCGGCGCCGGCCACGTTGCTGGATGCGCCCGCCGAGACCGTCGTGGCCGGGTTGGAAATTCGTCCGGTCGGGCAAGCGGTGAACAGCGTTCGGAACAATTCGCCGGACTTGCTGCGCCGCGCCGATCTGCCCGGACCGGGCGAGCAGATCTCTTTACTGTGA
- a CDS encoding GlsB/YeaQ/YmgE family stress response membrane protein — MIGTILSALLVGLIIGALARLLMPGNQNIGVLMTIVLGVAGSFLGSWLTYQFGYTNSNGGFEVIPFVVGVIIAIGLISAYLAISGRRVRQ; from the coding sequence ATGATCGGAACAATTCTCAGCGCGCTCTTGGTCGGCCTGATCATAGGCGCGCTGGCACGTTTGCTGATGCCCGGTAACCAGAATATCGGCGTGCTGATGACGATAGTTCTCGGTGTGGCGGGCTCGTTCCTCGGATCGTGGCTGACCTATCAGTTCGGCTACACCAACTCGAACGGCGGATTCGAGGTGATCCCGTTCGTCGTCGGCGTGATCATCGCAATCGGACTGATCTCCGCCTACTTGGCGATCTCCGGTCGACGAGTACGCCAGTAA
- a CDS encoding fatty acid desaturase family protein, whose amino-acid sequence MAITDIKVFAHLSEADVEALGRELDAVRRDVEESRGARDARYIRRTIALQRALEVGGRVALLAGRYRPAWFVGTALLTVSKIVENMELGHNVSHGQWDWMNDPEIHSVTWEWDQVGPSPQWQQAHNYSHHMYTNVLGRDEDLGFGILRMTRDEPWRPMHLAQPAANVILAALFEWGIALHDWSIHKELAGTPPGQLASEPNKEFARKIVRQLGKDFVLFPALSGSGWRATLAANAVANLGRNLWAYAVIFCGHFPDGAQKFTLEQLDGETQGEWYLRQMLGSANFEAGPVMAFMSGNLSYQIEHHLFPDLPSNRYAEVSVRVRQLCDKYDLPYTTGSLGKQYLLAFRTIHKLALPDSWLRRTADDAPETCSERRFAGSRVWIDPVTGQRRGLRTAMTDAAAALQARKVALKQRARAERRALRRGR is encoded by the coding sequence GTGGCGATCACCGACATCAAGGTCTTCGCGCACCTGTCGGAGGCCGACGTCGAAGCGCTGGGCCGTGAACTCGACGCGGTCCGTCGCGATGTCGAGGAGTCTCGAGGTGCGCGGGACGCGCGTTACATCCGTCGGACGATTGCGCTGCAGCGAGCTCTGGAGGTCGGCGGCCGGGTCGCGTTGTTGGCCGGCCGCTACCGTCCGGCCTGGTTCGTCGGCACCGCATTGCTGACCGTCTCGAAGATCGTCGAGAACATGGAGCTCGGCCACAACGTCAGCCACGGCCAGTGGGACTGGATGAACGATCCGGAGATCCACTCGGTCACTTGGGAGTGGGATCAGGTGGGCCCGTCGCCGCAGTGGCAGCAGGCGCACAACTATTCGCACCACATGTACACCAACGTGCTCGGCCGGGACGAAGACCTGGGTTTCGGCATCCTCCGGATGACCCGGGACGAGCCGTGGCGCCCGATGCACCTGGCCCAGCCGGCGGCGAACGTGATCCTCGCGGCGTTGTTCGAATGGGGCATCGCGCTGCACGATTGGTCGATCCACAAGGAGCTGGCCGGTACGCCGCCGGGTCAGCTGGCCTCGGAGCCGAACAAAGAGTTCGCGCGCAAGATCGTCCGGCAGCTGGGCAAGGATTTCGTGCTCTTTCCGGCGTTGTCCGGGTCGGGCTGGCGAGCCACGCTGGCCGCGAACGCCGTCGCGAACCTGGGCCGCAATCTGTGGGCCTACGCGGTGATCTTCTGCGGACATTTCCCGGATGGTGCGCAAAAGTTCACCCTGGAGCAGCTGGACGGCGAGACGCAGGGCGAGTGGTACCTGCGCCAGATGCTCGGCAGTGCCAACTTCGAGGCCGGTCCGGTGATGGCGTTCATGAGTGGGAACCTCAGCTACCAGATCGAGCACCACCTGTTTCCCGACCTGCCGAGCAACCGGTACGCCGAGGTCTCGGTGCGGGTGCGCCAGCTCTGCGACAAATACGACCTGCCGTACACCACCGGTTCGCTCGGCAAGCAGTACCTGCTGGCTTTCCGCACCATCCACAAGCTGGCGCTGCCCGACAGCTGGTTGCGCCGGACCGCCGACGATGCCCCGGAGACCTGCTCCGAACGGCGGTTCGCCGGGAGCCGAGTGTGGATCGATCCGGTCACCGGGCAGCGGCGCGGCTTGCGCACGGCGATGACCGACGCGGCCGCGGCGCTGCAGGCCCGCAAGGTCGCATTGAAGCAGCGGGCACGGGCGGAGCGGCGAGCGCTGCGGCGCGGCCGATAG
- a CDS encoding SDR family oxidoreductase, protein MARLFAAEGRNLALCARRIDRLDALAAELRAQYPRITVKVYELDVNDHDAVFRVFQAADAELGGLDRVIANAGLGKGQPIGTGKFAVNKQTAETNFIALLAQCEAAMEIFRERNAGHLVVVASISAVRGAAGNVTAYAASKAGAAHLGEGIRLSVADTPIRVTTLLPGYIESEMTARVGKTPLQVEAAVGHRAMVDAIEAEPAEAMVPRWPWEVLGRALKVAPDAVLRRFS, encoded by the coding sequence ATGGCCCGCCTGTTTGCCGCTGAGGGGCGCAATCTGGCGCTCTGTGCTCGCCGTATCGACCGGTTGGATGCCTTGGCCGCGGAGCTGCGCGCGCAGTATCCGCGGATCACGGTCAAGGTGTACGAGCTCGACGTCAACGACCACGACGCGGTCTTCCGCGTGTTCCAGGCCGCCGATGCCGAGCTCGGCGGGCTCGATCGGGTGATCGCCAACGCCGGTCTGGGTAAGGGCCAGCCGATCGGTACCGGCAAGTTTGCGGTGAACAAGCAGACTGCCGAGACCAACTTCATCGCTCTCCTTGCCCAATGCGAGGCCGCGATGGAGATCTTCCGTGAGCGCAATGCCGGTCACCTGGTCGTGGTCGCGTCGATCAGCGCGGTACGCGGAGCGGCCGGCAACGTGACCGCTTACGCCGCCTCGAAAGCCGGTGCGGCACACCTGGGGGAAGGCATCCGGTTGAGCGTCGCCGACACCCCGATCCGGGTCACGACGTTGCTACCCGGCTATATCGAGTCGGAGATGACGGCCCGGGTCGGCAAGACTCCGCTGCAGGTCGAGGCTGCCGTCGGACACCGTGCGATGGTCGACGCCATCGAGGCGGAACCGGCGGAGGCGATGGTGCCGCGCTGGCCGTGGGAGGTGCTGGGCCGAGCGTTGAAGGTGGCTCCGGACGCGGTGTTGCGCCGGTTCTCCTGA
- the bktB gene encoding beta-ketothiolase BktB: protein MADRDVVVVSAVRSAIGSFNGGLADQEPADLAGIVMQEAISRSALDPAQINYVTVGNCIPTESRYAYVARVASIQAGLPMDSVAMAVNRLCSSGLQAVVTTAQNIKLGDCDFGIGGGVEVMSRGAYLSPAMRSGARMGNTTMIDAMVAALTDPFGVGHMGITAENLAVKWDISRAEQDEFAAESHRKAAAAIAEGRFTDQIVPIVKRSRKGEVTVDTDEHVKPDTTVEALAKMRPAFQPDGGTVTAGNASGINDGAAFLVLADAAKAEAAGATPMARLVSYAVAGVPNEIMGEGPIPATKIALAKAGLSLDNLDLIESNEAFAAQAIAVARALDLDPKKVNPNGGAIALGHPIGASGAVLATKAIYELHRIQGRYALVTMCVGGGQGIAAIFERI, encoded by the coding sequence ATGGCCGACCGTGACGTCGTCGTCGTTTCCGCTGTCCGATCGGCGATCGGCTCGTTCAACGGCGGATTGGCCGATCAGGAACCGGCCGACCTCGCCGGAATCGTCATGCAGGAAGCGATCAGCCGGTCGGCGCTCGACCCGGCGCAGATCAACTACGTCACCGTCGGCAACTGCATCCCGACCGAATCCCGCTATGCCTATGTCGCCCGGGTCGCGTCGATCCAGGCCGGACTACCGATGGACTCGGTCGCGATGGCGGTGAACCGGCTCTGCTCCTCGGGCCTGCAGGCGGTGGTGACGACCGCGCAGAACATCAAGCTCGGCGACTGCGACTTCGGGATCGGCGGCGGGGTCGAGGTGATGTCGCGCGGCGCGTACCTGTCCCCGGCGATGCGCAGCGGTGCCCGGATGGGGAATACCACGATGATCGACGCGATGGTGGCCGCGCTGACCGACCCGTTCGGGGTCGGGCACATGGGCATCACCGCCGAGAACCTCGCGGTGAAGTGGGATATCAGCCGCGCCGAGCAGGACGAGTTCGCGGCCGAGTCGCACCGCAAGGCCGCCGCCGCGATCGCCGAGGGCCGGTTCACCGATCAGATCGTGCCGATCGTCAAGCGCAGCCGCAAGGGCGAGGTCACCGTCGACACCGACGAGCACGTCAAGCCGGACACCACGGTCGAGGCCCTGGCCAAGATGCGCCCCGCGTTCCAGCCGGACGGCGGCACCGTCACCGCCGGCAACGCCTCCGGGATCAACGACGGCGCCGCATTCCTGGTGCTCGCCGATGCCGCGAAGGCCGAGGCCGCCGGCGCCACCCCGATGGCCCGGCTGGTGTCCTACGCCGTCGCCGGGGTACCGAACGAGATCATGGGCGAGGGGCCGATTCCGGCGACGAAGATCGCGCTGGCCAAGGCCGGGCTGTCGCTGGACAACCTGGACCTGATCGAGTCCAACGAGGCCTTTGCCGCGCAGGCGATCGCGGTCGCCCGGGCGCTCGACCTGGACCCGAAGAAGGTCAATCCGAACGGCGGCGCGATCGCCCTGGGCCACCCGATCGGCGCGTCCGGCGCGGTCCTCGCGACCAAGGCGATCTACGAGTTGCACCGGATCCAGGGCCGGTACGCGCTGGTCACCATGTGCGTCGGTGGCGGGCAGGGTATCGCCGCGATCTTCGAGCGGATCTGA